A DNA window from Chryseobacterium sp. MEBOG06 contains the following coding sequences:
- a CDS encoding peptidoglycan-binding domain-containing protein: protein MSRHQKTFAPRTNRSETQTTDNKEDEKKYEKINSQDAKISLAKTEVTQITYDPFRNRAFNKVERGSARIQLLDSGLHVLALNKALNLLGHKVTENGNSFGNNTKIALINFQRKNGLTGSGVFDKETLLKMDGELAKFKDKKDNGNITLSSTLEKPKTSNSKDDDSITHTIVIAKNQKFNGKLIQTDEDLNHFAEFKMNITRHLKWNPKFTDEEVKNMVAKGASVNYKISAKENNIEKETETLSPDKKQFIRDATSTADYIQNTRILDLLKQLSDEEIADYKSKVSEETTDLKVIEESLKAYIETRNKNIKNNDELETIKTKLYGLEELYKQYIAFTKLSPTITHTSSVGTSVTYISTEYEPVKKKLTNDLITNGFRGGIDEFKNFIKRYETAFETETVRIGVEMLQHYKHTLYEEEKKLDDDVFLNSLLNSIIKSGAKQNFEDAKTAKKAVRMSFADKPNQDQKDSGNRMIAEANQKETQGNTTILSLYEYTPLVRDDKFDKESLAKITNKKDLKAFLYKYIISQTKNVDSVINNIQEKPEHIYELDKLFQASYSKQRLEKGTIYDSIITKKHTKLSNQKILLAICQGIFAAALIAATWGAATPVVIAGGALSLAMSIDIAYETINEYKNNKEFHDVGLLTDDPSLVWVVIAIAGVALDAGALKSLLQAAKPIAKAATAFNEAEDTIKALRILENDLSKIKGLEDRVHKNIIKQAVLKGEMKEALKAAKNSMFTVNMMVNPEFASKLVPIAIKYLKSGMLNFEKFLIELQAAKIIKEIKKLSPEELSLLKKTFEEAGKQIPRLDETAKFWNVTNQAGTELRWTNIREKDLEKSIDAAFKSQNSGKNWEGEVARELSKYDEITDFANEFKIIENGTVKNIAGDIDVGSSKYIIECKESISHNTLTTKTPDGSYKFLNQFDKYLNQKNIKYINIKNRQVVLVIKNFGKNTDISHPILKQLQDKGVIVITDLNQIKNLK, encoded by the coding sequence ATGAGCAGACATCAAAAAACATTTGCGCCCAGGACAAACAGGTCCGAAACGCAAACTACAGATAATAAAGAGGATGAAAAAAAATATGAAAAAATCAACAGTCAGGATGCTAAAATTTCCCTCGCAAAAACAGAAGTTACCCAAATAACATACGATCCTTTTAGAAACAGAGCATTTAATAAAGTAGAAAGAGGCTCAGCCAGAATACAGCTTTTGGACAGCGGGCTGCATGTATTGGCGCTCAATAAGGCGCTCAATTTATTAGGACACAAAGTCACTGAAAACGGAAATTCTTTTGGCAATAATACAAAGATTGCCCTCATCAACTTCCAACGAAAGAATGGTCTTACAGGCTCTGGAGTTTTTGATAAGGAAACTTTATTGAAAATGGATGGAGAGTTGGCAAAATTTAAAGATAAAAAGGATAACGGTAATATTACTTTGTCTTCAACATTGGAAAAACCTAAAACCAGTAATTCTAAAGATGATGACTCGATTACTCATACTATTGTTATAGCAAAAAATCAAAAATTTAATGGCAAATTAATTCAGACAGATGAAGATCTCAATCACTTTGCTGAGTTTAAGATGAACATAACCCGCCATCTGAAATGGAATCCAAAATTTACTGATGAAGAAGTTAAAAATATGGTTGCCAAAGGAGCGTCTGTAAACTATAAGATATCTGCAAAAGAAAATAATATAGAAAAAGAAACAGAAACGCTATCACCAGACAAAAAACAATTTATCAGAGACGCAACAAGTACCGCCGATTACATTCAGAATACGCGTATCCTCGATCTATTAAAGCAGTTATCTGATGAAGAAATAGCTGATTATAAGAGTAAAGTTTCGGAGGAAACAACTGATTTGAAAGTTATCGAAGAGTCGCTTAAAGCATATATAGAAACCCGTAATAAAAATATTAAAAATAATGATGAATTAGAAACTATAAAAACCAAACTTTATGGTTTAGAAGAACTATACAAACAATACATAGCTTTTACTAAACTATCTCCAACCATAACCCATACTTCTAGCGTGGGTACTTCTGTAACTTATATAAGTACAGAGTATGAACCTGTTAAGAAAAAACTAACCAACGATTTAATTACTAACGGATTTAGAGGAGGGATTGATGAATTTAAAAATTTTATAAAGAGATATGAAACTGCCTTTGAAACCGAAACCGTCCGTATTGGTGTAGAAATGCTACAACATTATAAACATACTTTATATGAAGAAGAAAAAAAACTAGATGATGATGTTTTCTTAAACAGCCTATTAAATAGTATTATAAAATCGGGAGCTAAACAAAACTTTGAGGACGCTAAGACGGCTAAAAAGGCGGTTAGAATGAGTTTTGCAGATAAACCTAATCAGGATCAAAAAGATTCCGGCAATAGAATGATAGCTGAAGCCAACCAAAAAGAAACGCAAGGTAATACTACTATACTATCTTTATACGAATACACACCATTAGTTAGAGATGATAAATTTGATAAGGAATCACTTGCTAAAATCACCAATAAAAAAGATCTAAAAGCATTTCTGTACAAATATATTATTTCACAAACCAAAAACGTGGATAGTGTGATCAATAATATACAAGAAAAGCCCGAACACATTTATGAACTTGACAAATTATTCCAAGCTTCTTATTCAAAACAACGTCTTGAAAAAGGGACTATTTACGATAGCATTATTACAAAAAAACATACTAAACTAAGTAATCAAAAAATATTATTAGCTATTTGTCAAGGTATCTTTGCTGCAGCCCTTATAGCGGCAACTTGGGGAGCTGCCACTCCAGTGGTTATTGCTGGTGGTGCTTTATCTTTAGCAATGAGTATTGATATCGCCTACGAAACCATCAACGAGTATAAAAATAACAAAGAGTTCCATGATGTAGGTTTATTAACAGATGATCCAAGTTTGGTTTGGGTAGTAATAGCCATTGCAGGTGTTGCATTAGATGCTGGAGCATTAAAATCTTTACTACAAGCGGCTAAACCTATTGCTAAGGCAGCTACAGCTTTTAACGAAGCTGAAGATACTATAAAAGCATTACGCATTCTTGAAAACGATTTATCTAAAATAAAGGGACTTGAAGACAGAGTACACAAAAACATTATAAAACAGGCTGTATTAAAAGGTGAAATGAAAGAAGCTTTAAAAGCTGCTAAAAACAGTATGTTTACTGTTAATATGATGGTAAATCCAGAGTTTGCCAGTAAGCTGGTACCAATAGCTATTAAGTACTTAAAAAGCGGTATGCTAAACTTCGAAAAATTTTTGATAGAATTACAAGCAGCAAAAATAATTAAAGAAATAAAAAAACTTTCACCTGAAGAATTATCTTTGCTTAAGAAAACTTTTGAAGAAGCAGGAAAACAAATACCTAGATTAGATGAAACAGCGAAATTCTGGAACGTTACCAATCAAGCGGGAACGGAACTGAGATGGACAAATATTCGAGAGAAAGATTTAGAAAAATCGATTGATGCTGCATTTAAAAGCCAAAATTCAGGTAAAAACTGGGAAGGAGAAGTTGCGCGGGAATTGAGTAAATATGATGAAATAACAGATTTTGCTAATGAATTTAAAATCATTGAAAACGGAACTGTAAAAAACATTGCTGGAGATATTGATGTTGGTAGCTCTAAATATATTATTGAATGTAAGGAAAGTATTAGTCATAATACATTAACAACAAAAACGCCCGATGGATCTTATAAGTTTTTAAATCAATTTGATAAGTATTTGAACCAAAAAAATATTAAATATATTAATATCAAAAACAGACAAGTAGTTTTGGTAATTAAGAACTTTGGAAAAAACACAGACATATCCCATCCAATATTAAAACAACTGCAAGATAAAGGAGTAATAGTTATAACAGATTTAAACCAAATTAAAAACTTAAAATAA